ACTGGTAAGCTTAAAAACGTCACAAATTTCAACCTCACTTTTCCATTCTGCCTACACAAGCTTAATTTTTGGTTTACATGCAAAAAAGTTCATGTTGCTTATCAAAACTTTTGAAATTGTATTTAAGGGATAGTTTTTTTACTAACCCCTCTTCAAAAACGGGTGCCAATATTGTTCTTTGTGAAAAATATGGAATTAGACAATAGTTTAGCGGGTAGAACATCATTAGTAGCCACAAACCATGTGTGCACCTCTCTATAATTAAACATACTGCCAATTTTTCTTCTTGCGTCTTAAAAGTTGCTCCAGGTTGTATTgatgaaatgcttttttaaacatatttttgtttggctaaatttaagtaaaactcttgttgaaaaaataattgtaaaaattaGGCCATATTGTTTTTCGATCATACATTGTCGTTAGTCAattcttttgctttttttttaggTGAACGACATTGATATTGTATCTGCTACCCATGAAAAAGCCGCAGGAGCACTGAAAAGTGCTGGAGCAGTGGCAACGTTAAAGCTGCAATACAAGCCGGAAGAGTATAACAGATTCGAACAGAAAATCCACGCATTAAGAGATAGAATGATGAGCAGCACCGGAGGAGGGAGCTTGAAAACATCTGCGAAGAGGACGCTATATGTTAGGTACTAGcgcataaaaaattacaaacaagaatatttataaaaaaagaatatttataaCAACCTTAATAGCTCGTAACATCCTTTGACTTGTCGTGGTTTGAAATAAAATCTGCTAATGTATTACTTTCACCATCCGCGTTTGGTCTGCAGATGGAGATCTACAGACACTGCCCCTCCCTCTCCTCCTCCCAGATTTGCACAGATCGAAAACAGGCTGAATATAACATGACTAAAGCTTCGGTTGGTTGTGAaggttgtgttttttatttcgtttagAACTTTGTTTGAGTATGACAAGTCCCGGGACAGTGGTCTACCCAGTCAAGGGTTGAGTTTTAAATTTGGTGATATTCTTCATGTGACGAACGCCAGTGACGACGAATGGTGGCAAGCTGTGCGTTTAAATGCTGACGGAGAGGAAGGAGAACTTGGTGTTATACCAAGTAAACGAAGGTACTAGTTGTGATAGTCAAACCTCCACCCTCTTAGTGGTAATACCACgtattttaaacataaaaaccaTTTCTAAAATTTCTGCCATTTTAGAGTTGAACGACGAGAACGTGCGCGCCAAAAAACAGTCAAATTCAAACAAGCCATGATTAACGATGAAGCTTATAAGGTATGGTTCGTTTGATCATCGAGTCGTCTCACGCAGCACGTGTCTTACTGATGATTCATattcttttctttcttataGAACAGTGGTGGCGCGTCTTTTAGCTCCAAACAAAAACGCAGTTTTAATTTTGCTAAGCGATTTCCATTTAAAGGCAAAAAAGAACTAGATGGTGACACAGACGCCGATCCTTCGCAAAGTGATAGCGAGATGTTATCGAAATCGGAAGATGTCATTCTTTCTTACGAGTGTGTAGCACAACAAGAGTTAAAATATACGAGGCCTATTATAATACTCGGACCATTAAAAGACAGGATTAACGACGATCTTATTCAAGAATTTCCTAATGAGTTTGGCAGTTGCGTTCCACGTAAGTTGTTTTAGTATCGTATCTAATTCCCCGAATGACAAAATTATaatcttttgttattttatctCTCTTTTAACATTTAGATACCACGAGGCCTCCACGCGAACATGAGGTATCTGGTCGTGATTATCATTTCGTCGAGTCACGTGAgaagatggaacaagacatagCTAACCATCTATTCATCGAAGCGGGACAGTACAACGAGAATCTCTACGGAACCAGTGTACACTCTGTACGAGAGGTTTCCGAAAAGGTAGTTCCATACGTTTAATCACACGGGATAGCTATTTAGCTAAGTGTAATTCCGCCCCCCCtgttggtttttttttaataacttctgaacggcTAATTCTGAACGGTAATTCCACGAAACTTCATGACTTTTCCTAAAATTTATTTAGGATGATATTcccaaaaaataaattcattaaATTGCCACCTGTTGATATGATAACTAACTGTTTGGCAGGTGCTGAATGTGATTGTGCTTATTGTTTTGTCATTTGGCCACCTGTTGTATTTTTACCTGGAAATTCCATcattaaataatattttgaaaatatttgtaATGTATATGATATTCATGTTGTTTTATattgttgaaaataatttttttctatgttttgttcATTTCGGCATTCTATTCAGTTCCCAAATAGTCTAAATACATATTATGGAATAAAAAGTTCCATTGCATGATGAAATAAAACgattccaattttttttgttgctaaaTTAGCAAGTTATACGAAAATTATGGATAGTTTGATCATTTAAGCACGCAATTTTAAGCAAATTATTGCCAAATGTGGGCATTTACAGGTACTCTAGTTATGGTAACTTTCAATCATTATACATTTACTCCAAAAGTGTCTTCGAAATTCAATATTAACTTTGATGGagcaaaattaaaagaaatcgcAAATTTCTGTTGCACCTCTTCGAGTGTGATTTCAtcaaaaaaatgctgacattagcaaaaATTCCAACCTGTCAGATTGTTACTTATATAATGGGCAATGTCTGTGCAAAGTTTCATGACCTTACCATGTCTGGAGACTTATAGGCCTCAAAAAAGCCCAGTATATTTAGGGTTAAAATTAGTGCTTAGTTATATAACTAAAAAGGATTcctacgattttttttatttccgcaCATCAATAATCAGGTTTACTGGAATGCTTTATTCACGCGTGGAAATAAACATCTTTTCCATCCTTCATCATTCAGTCACGGCAAGTTCTGAAAATTTAATctgttttttctggttttgcTGCTAATTTCATAAAATTAAATTCACGTAAGATTTAAAAATGAGTTGTTACAAAaacgatatatttttttaacctgTAAAATCTTTGAAGTAGGTTTTTCCACAAATGTGTATTTTTCGACTGTGTATTTAGGGCAAACACTGCATTCTTGACGTCAGTGGGTATGCTATCAAACGGTTACAAGTGGCACAATTGTACCCTATCGCTCTGttcattaaaccactttcagttGAGTGGATGCAAGACATGAACAAGAGGTTACTACTCGAACCTGCgcaaaaagcttttgaaagggcACAGAAATTAGAACAAGAATTTGGAGAATATTATACTGGTGAGTAAAAAAACGGCCGGTGTGTTGctgagttttttttgtttcgttttttttttgtttcgtttttttctttctttttttttcaggagAATATGTTAATGCCCTTAGCGTTAACATATTCAGACCggtgttttcttgtttttttttttgtttttttaatgaatgaAAACGTTATTAAAATCTCAATTTCCATCGAAAgtaatatttttgcctatttgtgTGTTTTCAAGACATTTTATTGCAAAGATTTTAACTCTTATTTTATTCCTATTTTCCGAAATACATGATGACATCATCGTAAACTCATACAATTTTTTATTACAATTGTATTTGTGTCAAGTGCTCGAGAACACAATGCTTTCCTAGCCCTAAAAAACAGGCCTAAAAAGGGTTCAGGGAGTTAGTAAGGGTTTGTTtactaactttttatttttggagCCTAAACTCAATAGCcgactttttcttttctttagctATCGTCACTGGCGAATCGTACGACGAAATTTATCAACGGTCTAAGGACGTCATTCGACAGCAAAGTTCGCCTGTCGTGTGGATCCCTACTAAAGAAAAGTTATAAAGAATATTGGGACAATCTTAACTATATATatacgtagtttatgtgtatCCGCCCTGTCAATAACTGCGTCCACAcctcgaattattttttaacataaatgttttgaaagttttagATGTGGATagtattattttttagtttatttcgTGCATTGTGCTTGAAATTGTCCGCACAAACCTGTTCCCGAACGCAAAGATAActcgtatatatatttataactaAATATGAAGCATTCCTTTTAGTGTTTTCATGCGAAAACGTTCTGATTGTATGTGTGTGGAACAAGGCAAAGGAAGTTTTGTGTCTGTAGACCAGTAACAGTTTGAACATGCTAGTTCAACAATGTCGTTAAGTTACttatttaaaaagaactttcgtttataatgttttaaaaagcGAATTCCCTGAATTTAAATTAGCaatgaatgattttttttataactaatATTATTCACAACTTCTTGTAATCCTCCGCTGTACTGTATATAGGGTTATTATTGTCAGACgtgaacattttattttctctACCATCCTTgattttctattatttctacCATCTGCAAATCAGTCCCATGCTATTCTACCAAAGTGTACCTTAGGGTACTATTTATTGGCGGAAGAAATGTTTGCGGATAGTACCCAAAATTCTTTATTTGCGAAACATATATTTTTGAGGATGATTACATTTTCCCGAAGTTTCCGCATTTCGGATTCCAAAAaatcagtaattttagtagaggCAAAGTCAGTTCTTCGCCCAACATAGCCTTCAGAAATACAGATTTTTCCTAATGAAATTGACTCTATGGAattaaagtacaaaaaaaataaaaatacggtGGAAAGTTTTGCGGATGAACGTTCTTTAAAATGTTTACTAAACTAAATAGACAATACAAATGAATGTTAATATTCAGAGCAGATAGACGTTAGTTTTGAGATTTCACTTAGGCTATTACGGATAATTGAATAGTTTTGTAGAGGGTTCTGGCATGTAGTGTTTCATTAGTTCATAACATTCCTGAATTTGAGAATGTAAAAGAagaggcgaacaaaaaattattttatggcagccagaaaataaattttaagcaagaaaaaatatacatttcaaaatcctaaaatctactaaGATAACTACTctgataacaaataaataactatatgtcacaactaagtatctatatatctttctaacaacatttttacagaatttttaCTGAATGTGGTGAAAGTAAGTAGGTTTTGGATATACTTACTCTAGTAAACGTCAAAAATAAGATCTTTGACTTGAGATAACTAAGAATATTTTCGTACTTACTAAACTAAAAACCATCTACAACGACCTAAAAACCACCTACAATGACCTAAAAACCACCTACAACGACCTAAAAATTATCTACAACGACCTAAAAACCACCTACAACGACCTAAAAACCACCTACAACGACCTAAAAACAATCTACAACGACCTAGAACCAACCCATTATATGCATTTGTTAGAgacttgtgttttgtttttcataatGATTaacttgtttatgtttttaggCTGGCTATTTTATATATGTTCCGGGTTTTGGATATTCTCTGACAGTACTAAGGAATTTTGTTCAGCATTCTTGGTTTGGTCTATAGTTCGGCGCGAACTGATGTTGGGAAAACAAGAGAAACAAATTCATTTTTACAAGGAGAtacatatattaaaataaaattacgaAACACAAGAAGAACCGCACCAAGTAATAATATTCCTATCGAAATTCTTCATAAAAAAGGCTCTTTAAAGTTATCATTTTAACCCTTAAAGCTTAGAGGAAAGGTTTCCGTAATAGTGTGAAAACTAAAGCAGTATGGGAGTACAATGGAAACAAAAGAGAAATGACGTTTAGCACATcaacttttaacaaaacaactttcaacaaaaaggaaaatgacaaatatataaaaagcatGTCATCATCTGTGTAACATGTcaaatttttatacaaattatttTGCCTTTTTGTATGAACAATGCCCTACTTCCATCAGGTAGCATATCAACAGTACTAGATGTAACTTTACCTGATGCGAATGTAAATCGTTGGTCGTATTTCATTAAACATGATGTAAGAAAATGCAAATAGCTAGATGTTGCTCTTGTACGTAACCTTCCAATTTTGTGAAATCTTTCTCTTTAACCAGTAGTTTTAACTACCACTAAATCTGTGTCTTGAAACAATACACGGCACTGCTGGCAACGAGTTACGTTGTTGGGACATAATTTGTGGTCATTTCGTGCAACTAGTTAGTATGAATCATGGGCAACTCGATCAGGATCAAGATTAGACAATGTTTCGCTGTCATTTACATCCACCTAAAAAATTATCAGATAGaaacttttgtaaatatattgtaaaatatattgcatCTTGTAAAATATCtcttagctatttcttcagggtaaACAAGCatctaaaaacaaataaacaaaacatgaTTAGCAAGTACGTTACTATGTTCATGCTGGACATTATCCTCGATATATACTTGATACACATTCTCAAGCTCTTAACAAGTGTTTTTATTTCCTTCCTTCAAGATGTCCAGAGTAGTGTAACACGGAAATGAAATTACATAAGTTAGAAATATTACCTCCCAATTGGCATCTTCTCTTTTTAATCGAATTGGTGTTACACATGCCTTCTTTGTCGGAACAGGGTTTctttcctcaaataatttaGGACTTGCCAATCTAGCTCTTGCAGATTTTGACTTAGGCGAACTTTCAGCCCCGCTTTATTTGGCTTTTTGTAGGTATCGTACATTGCAGAAATAAAGCCGCGGAATTTCTTGATAAGCTTAGTTTGCCTTTCCGGGCCCCATCGATTCCACTTAAACTACTCTACAAAAAACTGGTCAAATCATGGTGCCAACCTGTACCTCCTCTTATACTTTATTCAGAGAAACTTacgcgagagaaactttcgcgagtccaaattctcgcgaaattttttggataaatttttgcgaatctaCAAATTGAAATActttcgcgagataaactttcgcgaaatccgaaattggaaagttttggcaaaataaactttcgcgattcgtgattatgaacttattttttatgttcttataaaaaaggtggcctatatttcttatgatagaaaaaagaaaaagtgttttttaaagatgtaattttctttctaatggtatgtAAAAACGTCTTTTTACAAATTGGGTTcatcgtcaaaatcacaaaacagataaaacacatttctaggcttgtcttcttccggctcccacacatcgtcgtcatcgtcttCTTCGCCAGTAACTCGATTATAAGCATGCCGCTCCTCTTCATCAATTCTGCATACCGTGACCCAAGTAGAGGAGATCAGAGCATAGTAATTAGACGAAGAGGCATGATTTCTGGAGACAATGATCAAAGATAGTAAAATAGTTAACatctaaaactttattttacctTATTTTGTATCAGCATTGATTCAAAATAAGGTaaataaggtaaaaaaaaaatcttaaataatCTTAACCATTATGTGGCGAAAACTTACTTGAACAGATCCATACCTTCCTCTAGTCCTAGGTTTAATCAACTTGTGCCCAAGCATTCTTGCATCGATCTCTTTCTTTATATTCCCTGCAGCCCTTGTTGTACAAACAAGGGTGCTTTTCGACCTCAATTGCAAGTTTCTCATCTTCAGTTCAATCAAAGAGATTTCAAGAGAGAAGGAGATACATCTAAGCAACGTCCATTTAAATTCTATTCAAACTTCTTTTGTTTACGCGCCCCTTCGAAACCCATCCGTTGCATCACTTTTGCTGTATTTTAACACGCCGAGAGTGAGACGAGAGTTTTAACGACAGagcataattttcaaaaaacatattaAGAACTATACCGAACATAAATTAAACACATGGCTCTGTTGAACTATAAGAATTAATGCTGGTAAAGTTGCAAAACGATTCAGCTAGTATTTGAAGCTTGCATTGTGTAAAAATTTGCCCTGAGATATGATATAATTTTATATCTTGTAGATATTTCTGTATGTTCCCTTCTAGTACAGCGTCAGTTGAAAGATTGATAAAAGTTTTTCACTTTCACTTTTTTGAAAAGGGCTGAagtcaccccccccccccccccccccctccctccTCAGCCCCAGTAGTGGCGCTGCCcctgaagttaaaaaaaacgcagataaaaaaaataaatcatcgCCCAACGAAAAACACATAATTAGAGAAAGTAACAAATGATTAATTTCTTCTTTCGTTCTATGAATGAAACAATAATCAACGAACACCGCTTTTTTACCGAAAGCTTATtaactttgaagaaaaaaatatgctctAATATGCAACCCCTCCtgcattaatattttttaaaacttttatcaaTCTTTCAACTGCCACTGTGACACAATTATATCTTTGGCTACGAAACTTTGCTTTTTCTAACGCAGAAAGTGAGGAAATATCGAGTTATTGATCTATCAtgcttaaaaatagataaatcagtcataaaaCAGCTATTGTAACACAAAAGATGCTATAATTTTGGAACCACGtgttgttttgagtaaaaaaagcaaaagttttttagagctgaataagagcttcgcaatgatatttttttcaacgaacaaaaattttactgagggaagtgttcgacaaaatgaactggaagggtgaatttttgtatataattttttttctacttttttgattttttttatgaaaatatcttATAATCATTCTATCTACAATCCTGGACTTAATTTATTGGAAAAGAGGGCCGAATTTCATAGTTTGTCCCACAAGCAGTTATAAACACTGTTTCTACAAAACACAAACGCATtacgaacttgtcaaagtttacttgtcaatgaTCGCGGATcataggttatttggttagtttCAAATTCTTAACCCAtactaatttttgctgacgtcagcgcaCCCCGTTTCCCCGAATTTTAGCACCTTAGCGGGCCGTCGTATGGATTGTTCCGAAATGTGGACATGGCAGAAACTGCCAGTAGCGCATTTTCGACGCTATTTACCTGGCCTACACATCTCCCAAAGCGAAGCTTTTGCAGCCTGCCGGCTGCAGAGTTTTGACAAGGCGATTCCATTTGGCCAGCTCGAAAAATAGCCAAAAATTGGCCTTTTCCAATAATATTATGTCCAGGATTGTAGCGATAATTTATTCggctttcagaatatatatatttgctagGGTTAATATAGCGAGCAGAGGGGATATATTTTGAATATACTGAGTATGTGTCTCaggggttaccgtatccttacTGATTCACAGTCGTCAGTATTTATACTCAAGTTACTTCTTAATTTATAATTAATAGAGTTGTGTATAAAGAGACATGTACCACCACTAGTCCTATTTCCTGAACGTGGTTGATGATGTTAAAATTTGAATTCGTTACCATGTGTTCCTTGAGCTAGGTTTCTGTTACacaaatgtttttgaaattaaatttaaggTTGCATAACATTGTTTTCCGATTTTCGAAGTTTTTGCTTATACTTCTTGTGTTAATGTTAAGcaatgaaaatttgtttttacattttgcaaGATGAGTTTTTGCTTCAATCGGAGAAAAATTAGTAGTTTCAACTTTcaggtttttaaaatattcaagtCTAGATCAGTCATGTCGTTCAATGTAAGTTAGAGTTAAATATATCGAAAAAAGATGCGTTATCATCCATTTTTATGTTAAGTTGTTATactatgttaaaataaaaaataaaaaactgggTTAGTTTGTCTTTTTTCATTTGTACTCTCAATTCCTTTCTTATTTCGTTTGTTGCATCCAAAAAATCCTCATTAATGTAGATGTTCGTGTCCTTTAATCTGTtagcattttttaatattaggAGTTTGTCTTTGTAATTCagtaatttaaatattattgtcCGTGGTCTGGCGTTATCTTGTGCTGTATATGGTCATATTCTATGGATTCTTTCAATGTCTATGTCTTTTGTGATGATTAATCGATTTTTAAACAACCTCTGTACCTTGTTTTCGATTTCCTCTGAATTCTCTCCCTCTGTTTCACCAATCCCATCTATACGAAGATTGTTTCGTCGATTTCTGTCTTCTAGTGTTCGTATTTTGTGTTTCAgttctgtttgtttttctacgtatattttttcttttgttactcGTTGctgttcgtttgtttgtttaatctcTTCAATCTTTTCGTTTAATGCTTTATCCATGTCCTTTATTTTGTCATCAATTAACCCTTGCGTAAATTCAAGGCTTGTTTTAAATTCACCAACCGTTGATTCCAATTCCTTTTGtttgttgaatttccgcgcccgaaggcgtaggaaattctttaaaaccgtcgtttttttctttcggagcattttttgagaaaaaatcgaccatgGGATTTCACTTTGCtcagtcacagatgtaaacttcgtacccaagctccttaactactgggaagtctcgtattgacgtttcaggccaaaattggtatttgttttcgacaaaatttggcacagttaacaaaaagagtatgctgaacataatggtgacatcaaaattttgatttttgtcacctaaatgctattttaggccaaaattggtccaaaaattaaaaccacttcattttcggctaaatctggcacagttaacaaataaagtatgctgaaaatgatgatggtacaaaagtttgattttttgtcacctaaatgtcatttcaggacaaaatttatccaaaaattaaaactgctttatttttgacaaaaattgacacagttaataaaaaagtatgctgaaaatgatggtcacatcaaaattttgattttttgtcaactaatgccgtttaagaccataaacgtttcaatcgcaagactttcaaccatgaatgataggccgtattttttgttagcaatttcttttaaaatgtgagtttaatgacacgtttcgatttgtttgcgtttgttgtaagatataatgtcagtggtgtgctttatcttcagaggttcatgcaccgaaccccttcgaatgtttggcacaataacacaacgaattagcaggttttcatcaaaaattttggtagcgcgcggaaattcttagagcccccagggcttcttgttttctaTTAGTTCGAT
Above is a window of Hydractinia symbiolongicarpus strain clone_291-10 chromosome 3, HSymV2.1, whole genome shotgun sequence DNA encoding:
- the LOC130636149 gene encoding disks large homolog 2-like, translated to MAGKKKSFKKRFVCSNPLNRKKAKRKLDEEEQKEDDEANKLLQEKQEPEVNSTENKNEEKQETKENNGQTLQEQALGEEGEQIEYLDVILKRGNAGLGFSIAGGTDNPHIANEPSIYITKIIPGGAAHHDGTMKVGDIILKVNDIDTVTVEHIIAVEALKSAGEEVILKIKRVKIEPPKEQIIDIELHKGDTGLGFTIAGGTDNQHIPGDVGIFVTKIIPGGAAHADEQLQVGDKILMVNKNSLVNTTHENAVLVLKSTGQDVKLQISRTTPAVTEETTSQNDSHTSSLQDPNETNEGVVAEFLPPVVDEEDNMKNDDVHEDAISVGSIDNTTREPRTVELHRGPSGLGFNIVGGEDGEGIFISFILAGGPADLSGQVKRGDQILLVNDIDIVSATHEKAAGALKSAGAVATLKLQYKPEEYNRFEQKIHALRDRMMSSTGGGSLKTSAKRTLYVRTLFEYDKSRDSGLPSQGLSFKFGDILHVTNASDDEWWQAVRLNADGEEGELGVIPSKRRVERRERARQKTVKFKQAMINDEAYKNSGGASFSSKQKRSFNFAKRFPFKGKKELDGDTDADPSQSDSEMLSKSEDVILSYECVAQQELKYTRPIIILGPLKDRINDDLIQEFPNEFGSCVPHTTRPPREHEVSGRDYHFVESREKMEQDIANHLFIEAGQYNENLYGTSVHSVREVSEKGKHCILDVSGYAIKRLQVAQLYPIALFIKPLSVEWMQDMNKRLLLEPAQKAFERAQKLEQEFGEYYTAIVTGESYDEIYQRSKDVIRQQSSPVVWIPTKEKL